The genome window ATCACTTTGGGCTTGAAAAGTATCTCAAGATATTCAATATATCACATATTCGAAACGTCTAGAATTTTCTAAATCCGGTTAttcataaaattaataaatatcaggattacacaatttcaaataaatctttacaGAATCCGGAGTCAATGATATGACCAGCCTGAAATTTCTTAGGGATATTGCCAAACGAATACTGAAAGAGTGATGGCATTCCTGTTGGAGTCAGAAGACTTACTGATGAAATCAAAACATTgaattaaagaaagatcattgcCTTACTAGTCGCATCCTGCGAATGATATAGCCTTCCGCCAAAACCATAAGCAATAATGTTAATGGAGAGTTATGGTCTTTACAGCttaaataatattatcataaataatgaaatatgagaATAAgaacattaacaacaacaacagcaacaacaacaacaataatagtaCAAGCATGAAATAATTACCGTAGTTTTATGCAGCCATTGCTTCCAACGAAAACGGCAGAATTCCAAAGCTAATACAAAACTACCGAcattttgcttaattttctttaaataatacaaaGGTATCGGCTCACGacgtaaaaatattttacaagaaaacaagGTGTATCACAGTATATTGACATAAATTAGAACGTTATTcacatatttacataatttttggATGATGTCTATTTGATTATGTAGCATGCCGTCCTATTTTCCTGtgtgaaacaattttgtatgacACCAGTTATGTCAACAATCGAGTAAATTTAGGTAATCGTAGCATAAATTATGACCAGTGGTAGAAACTTTGTCAACAAGACAAGAATCAGTTCTGGCGTGTCGTCTTAATAATTTTCGAGATACCACGATATAACACGATATGTCGAGATAATCTATCCTGACATGTCCGTCATTTTCACGTCAACTCGGGGGTCAATTAACGCTTCCATACAAAAACTCTATACAccacgacatgttgtcttacaATATGTCAACATATCGAGTTATTAAATCCCGacaaaataacatgttatatATGTCGACTTCAAGTAACATGCATGCCGACATACTTTATGTCGACATACAGTATACAACGCAACAGGTTGTCAAAAAGCATGACAACAAACCTATGTAGATATGTCAACTTGTCGTGTTATTAATGCAGttttacaacataattatgccgacaaaataatatattatatatgtcgACTTTTAGTACGTTCCTGCCAACATACATCAAGTTCACATATACAACATATCATTTTGTCGGTATAATAACGTTGTAGAGTTGCTAAAATTACACGACAAGTTCTACAGAGTTTGCTTGTCATGCTTTTTGACAACTTGTTTCGTTGTATACCTTATGTCGGCATGACGTATGTCGGCAGGCATGTTGCTTCAAGTtgacatatataaaatgttattttgtcgGGATTTAATAACTCGACACGTTGACATATCTTAAGACAACATGATGTGGTGTATAGAGGTTTTTCGGCACATTTTTGACGACTTGTTGTGTTGTGAGGATAACGACAGAAACAACAATTGTATACAAGAATAAGCAATGTAAATTGCTTATTGAGTTTTAAGTGATTTCACTTTATTGAACGATTTTAGAGTACAGTTTGTAGTCACACGTAAGATGCAATATATGAATGAGCCCTTTGACTGATAAGTTATGTAATAAGGCGTATATAAAGCAGTAGGCAAGTCGAATTGTAGTTACAAACCTTTATTCTACTCATTTTATGTACACATtactttattttaacaaaacactTGAGTAACAATCTAACAAAACCGAAACCAAAATAATAAATAGGCAGAGATGATCCGGACAATATGGCTATATATAGTATCTATATATGGCTATATATAGTATCTATATATCATTCTTTAATTGCAAAAATGATCTGTGACGTTTATTCACCTgccacaaaaattaaaaaaatcacaaaaaaaccacaagagctgtcactactggtgacaaatgcccccgaagtagtaCCAAGAATGCCACAGATGTATGCGCAAAAATCACATACTAGtatcattttgtgactttgatcttgacctaagaggcctggtcataagcgtgacacatctcaatatggtgaacatttgtatggaattattttcaaatcgcttgaaaaatggcagagttatgaaccagacaagaaacacctttgacttctaagtgtgaccttgaccttgaatctaggggtctgggttttgcgacTGACatctcatctcattatagggaaaatttatgccaagtaatttcaaaatcccttcattaatgacagagttatggactggagaAGAAACAGACTatgataacctttgacctctaagtgtgcccttgacctttgagctaggggtctgggtcttgctcatgacacatcgtctcattatgaggaacatttatgccaagtaatttcaaaatcccttaatgaatggcagagttatggaccgggtacaaaacaaaccctgttaaccttggacttctaagtgtgaccttgatcttggagctagggtctgggtcttgctcatgacacgtcatctcattatggtaaacatttatgccaagttttctcaaaatcccttcatggatggcagagttatagacgggacacgaaacagaccatgttaacctttgacctctaagtgtgaccttgaccttggagctagctgtctgggtcttgggcatgacacgtcgtctcattatggtgaacatttatgccaagttatttcaaaatccctttatgaatggaagAGTTACAACCCgaacaagaatttaccggacgcacacacggacgcaaggatggacggacggacagtgcgattttaatatgcccaccttcgggggcataaaaaaatcaaagaaacaattAATATGGTAACATGATGCCTAAGACTGAGAAAAAGACTTGTTCAAAATCATTATATATGTAGTAGTAGCAAATGTATAAACGCTAACGTTTTTAGGCTCTGAAGTGTGATAAATTTTTTCAGTGTTGATTTATTTTCTGGGAGAACCttcatttttactgtaatagatTTCAAGCCGGTGACAAGAGGCGTGAtgggtgctgcacatttcatttcaaTACCACGATCCAACAGAGTCTCCAATTATGTTACTTGGTTGCgatatatgcttcaaaaggatcttttccTAAATGTTGTTACCATAGTTATGACATtaacaatcaaacaatatatCAGGCAAAAGTAATAACATATGTTGAAACATTTGAAACTGTTTTGAAAGAAATACAATgacacaaaaaatatttacaaattattgtataatgttttgcaacaaaattattcaaacaacaggagaattacaaggctaactccatTTCTATGTAAATTATGTAATACTGACactaaaattgaaacaaattatTAGCCTGAGTGGAATATTTCTGACAATTGAGAtgaaatttcatatgtttcttctatatcttaaatatatgatacattacAGATTTAGGGCTAATAAGACATGACTAGAATAAAAGCATTTAAACATCGAGAGATGAACAATCAATGACTGAATTAAAATGTGTCAATACTTGTTCTGGTACAACCGTAAAATCTGTCAAGTAttgttttgttaatataatatacatacaaGCTTCAACTAGAAAACTTCTGATTTTTCCATTGAAATTGTAATTATATGGACTTAAAATGTAACGATGATGCAACTACTTCTAGTGACTATGAAAcggcatttgaaaaaaaattgtagtaAACAAAtcgaaatttaagaaaatttcaacaacaaaaagTGTCCTACGATATGCGATTGGTGGCGTCATTACATGTTTTCTTAAACTTCTCTTCGTCTTtttgtcatttaagaaataaaacttttttttggttaaaatacaTGTACCTCTTTTCAGCTTACACTATGACTTAGTTTAAAGCGGTTTTAAACATCACATCTATATACATTGACACAATTATTAGATCAAACGAATATAATTACAATGAAATACATTCACTtgataattatacatttatttaatacagttaaaatttCCAACCAACATTTCCATGTGATACAATACACTACACTATAGTAAAACACAACACAATACAACACAACACAagcaaaacaatattaaaaaggCCAAGGTGTTACAGCGGAGGGTTATAtagaagaaaaagatttttatcattttcacgCTAAATGTATATTGAGTGACTTCACTTAATTATGGTGCTTTAAAACCTGCCAACGTGTCAAAAGCTTCcacctgttttattttatgttgttttcttttgttgtttttttcttgctgACATGTAAGCGACAGAAATTGCACGgacaacaaaatgaaatacttttataaaatGTCTATCGTTGACTTGTTATTTCAGAACACCATACATAACAGAGTATCAAAATTTCGGATCCATATTTGTGTATATGTTATGGATAACATAGCCAAGTTAAGGATTTAATTTCATATGTAAAAAGCAGAATCATTTCCATATATTCCTTAACGAGCCTAAGCCGCTCACCTTAGGAATACTTTGTTCCTTTGACATTTTTTCTAACCAAGTTTGGCGAACATCCGTTTATCTAATATGCTTTCTTCTTTTCCCTGGACGCCCTAAAATGCAGTTATGGGTATTCGTGGAACAAACTTAGGAGAGGTTTAACCAAGGGTGCTACATGCTAAGTTCGGGGAAGATCCATCGAATTGTTGATGAACAGAggctgtttaaaggttttttgtcTATTTAAAGCTCTTGCAGTCCCTAAATGGGGTGAagtgaaataatttaaataaactcAAAAGAAGTTCATGCAagaatgttacagaccaagttctTCGTAGATCCACCGAGAAGTTCATTACTACAAGAATAAACCTGAACATGGTCCAATCAAGGATACAACAGACATCAAGTGGTTCATCAGACGTTGCTTAAAGGGCGATACTTTTTAGCTCGGGATGCCCCTAAAAGGAAGTAATTGGTGTGCAAGCATTTATAAATACCTCAAACAGGTCCATACAAGGACGTCTCAGTTGGAGTTTTGTTactttctttctaaagttaaaatatgatattaaaacatcttgcacgttaaatgattcaaaataatgtcttaaaattagctttaaaTAGGCGGTTCACTCTAATCGTAGACAAATATCTcgaaaataagcacacggacctatacattttatttcatcatattataagccatatgtttatttacgactgtgagaagtttcattaaaatctacattgtagaaatatttttattcgcgaaagtgttttgaaaattgcgtttttcccatagactcccattatgaaaacttgcgtgaggtcgaaatttttcaaatcagtctagcaaaatatcaagcacacgacccgatcttttttatttgctgaattttcatatatagtttttatttagttttgaaaaatcagagtttaatcaaattctacattgtaaaataaatttcgatcctaacgtgcagaactaccttaagctctGGTGAAACGTAAAAGGACTCAAGCAGAAAAACTTGATTAAAATCGAAATAAGAATCATACAAGGATGATACAGGCCAAGTTTGGAAAAGACCCATCAGTTTATTGGTGGAAAAAAGTTGTCTGAAAGTCTTCATATTGGTAGCTCTGGAAGTGCCTTAAACGCTTCCAGTGGAACCATTTGCACAAATACAGACCAAAATTTGTGACACTTCAACTGACAGTTTCAGAAGAAAATCTGTAGACGGACAATGACATTCGATCGCCTGAACATCGATCTGTTTTAACAGCTCACCCTTCAGGTGAGCTGAAATGTAACAGAAAATGTCATGTTCCTAAGCTACATTTCCTAATTGAAAGTCACTTAGTCACTAGCTCTTATCTGCTGGCAGTATCAGTTCTACACCGGCTGACTTTTGCAATTTCTCTAACCCTTTACGCAACAAAAATGTGACACATAATTCACTGTCATCTATTAAATATCGTCCATGGCATAACATTGAGACTGCTTTTATTTTGACAGCATGTTTACCTACATCAGTAATGCAGGTAATAGAGCCACTGTCCCCTTCTGTAGCATATGGGCCGTCATCACTTCCAGGAAGACAATCTATCAGAACAAGGTGATCGCTCTCAGCTCTACCAAGACGGATGGTGAAGTCGGCCGAGCATATGATGCCTTTTGTAAGATTTGAACCAGCTCCATATTTGTATGCCTGTTCTGTAACAATTTCATTTGGCGCTTTTGTGTATAGCTCTGTGGGCTTACACAACTCTGTGGGCTTCTTCTTTCCGTCTTCATCTTTGAGGTTAATACTGCATCGCTGTTGAATGTTCCCTAATACTTTTACTGCAGCGATGTCAATCAAAGAACGGTTGTCATCATTTGGAAATATACCATTTTTAATTAAGACATATTGTTGCGCATGAGCACAAGTCAGCCCGTATAGATTACCATCGCCATCATAGACGAAACCACCCAAAGTACCCGAAAGATGAAATGCCACATCTCTTAGATATTCAATATGATATCCAGTCTCGAAGCAAAACTTCTCCGGCTCTTGCAAAACTCTGACCACTCGGTATGGCTGGGtgaatttgaaattattaatcATTTCACAAACCTTTCTCTGAACTACTGCTTCCCTCTCATGTTCCATATTCTTAAGATGAACTTCTAGTTGCCCATAGATAGTTCCTATACCAAATACACCATCAATTCTGtttaaaaggaaagaaaacaCTAAGTGAGTAATTGGAACATATTTGAGAAATGCATATATCTATGTATAATACAAGATTTATTTTCCCTTCACCAGTTTCGTACGTTGAAGATATTCAATGgctatatttcacataaatattttctttttaggtATCAATTTCAAACGTAAAAAAAagtcaacatatatatttcacttGACCATACTTTACCA of Mercenaria mercenaria strain notata unplaced genomic scaffold, MADL_Memer_1 contig_3385, whole genome shotgun sequence contains these proteins:
- the LOC128553018 gene encoding uncharacterized protein LOC128553018, producing the protein MEIDADNVIINPKEYVLGSKISDILEKRVMQCFLCVRTQLQDLIRLSYRHVSADSIDILYSEQLITSIQGFLKNGLGFVDILETRKDEPFIDTVLGNLIQVIRCALIAPLSAKYGLSEDACNRLAHEFNFESRLIKSVSKTTRYHLSELEKPCEEMFKATKLGNKSHHFPGRSFVFIAYPLRKDIQAVLREFERVIYCAGRIASTMKKMLYEISGYLYRSVIKEEADMKKMQVAIPALLRESIMAIDGVFGIGTIYGQLEVHLKNMEHEREAVVQRKVCEMINNFKFTQPYRVVRVLQEPEKFCFETGYHIEYLRDVAFHLSGTLGGFVYDGDGNLYGLTCAHAQQYVLIKNGIFPNDDNRSLIDIAAVKVLGNIQQRCSINLKDEDGKKKPTELCKPTELYTKAPNEIVTEQAYKYGAGSNLTKGIICSADFTIRLGRAESDHLVLIDCLPGSDDGPYATEGDSGSITCITDVGKHAVKIKAVSMLCHGRYLIDDSELCVTFLLRKGLEKLQKSAGVELILPADKS